A DNA window from Schlesneria paludicola DSM 18645 contains the following coding sequences:
- the cyoE gene encoding heme o synthase — MSTVSQLPLSSDVTKAAEYGAISKPVTRVADYLEIVKPKISMMVLLTVSCGYVLGMETSTVSITLLHACLGIAVVAVGSSAINQWIERETDGRMRRTKNRPLPSGRLAPSEVLIVGFLAAIIGCTYLTVFVNPLTALLTGMTFVLYAGVYTPLKRYTSLCTVVGAIPGALPPVLGWTAAGGRLDYGAFALFGTLFLWQFPHFFAIAWLYRDDYCQAGLRMLPAGKSLPRVTGLLAVVYALGLIPVSLLPSQFGMAGSFYSSVALGLGIAYLAASMLFAWNETRTSARRLLLTSLVYLPALLLVLVWDHQRLLDRF; from the coding sequence ATGAGCACCGTTTCCCAGCTTCCCCTCTCGTCCGACGTCACCAAGGCGGCGGAGTATGGAGCCATTTCCAAACCTGTGACGCGTGTGGCCGACTATCTTGAGATCGTCAAACCGAAGATCTCGATGATGGTGCTACTGACGGTTTCCTGCGGGTATGTCCTTGGGATGGAAACGTCGACCGTTTCGATCACGTTGCTGCATGCCTGCCTGGGAATCGCTGTCGTTGCCGTCGGCTCATCGGCCATCAACCAATGGATCGAACGCGAAACCGACGGACGGATGCGACGGACGAAGAATCGTCCACTGCCATCAGGTCGGCTGGCCCCGTCGGAAGTGCTAATCGTCGGATTCCTCGCCGCCATCATCGGGTGCACGTACCTGACGGTGTTCGTGAATCCACTCACTGCGTTGCTGACCGGAATGACGTTTGTGCTTTATGCGGGTGTTTACACACCTCTGAAGCGATACACGTCGCTCTGCACAGTCGTCGGCGCGATTCCTGGAGCGTTGCCTCCGGTATTGGGTTGGACTGCGGCAGGGGGGCGACTGGATTACGGTGCATTCGCCCTTTTTGGAACGCTGTTCCTGTGGCAATTCCCGCATTTCTTCGCGATCGCTTGGCTGTATCGAGATGACTATTGCCAGGCCGGGCTACGTATGCTGCCTGCTGGAAAGTCGCTTCCTCGGGTGACAGGACTCCTCGCCGTTGTCTACGCCTTGGGATTGATTCCGGTCAGCCTGCTTCCCAGCCAGTTCGGCATGGCGGGATCGTTCTATTCGAGCGTGGCACTAGGGTTGGGAATCGCCTATCTGGCTGCGTCAATGTTGTTTGCGTGGAACGAAACCCGGACAAGTGCCCGGCGACTTCTTTTGACTTCACTGGTTTACTTGCCCGCGTTGTTGCTGGTCCTGGTTTGGGATCACCAGCGATTGCTGGATCGGTTTTGA
- a CDS encoding COX15/CtaA family protein encodes MNSTPPSRWLHRFAWLTAVLTLLLPVTTGAIVTTLKAGMIFSDWPSSDGYNMLAYPWLTSARDEFVEHGHRLSGMTIGLLSLSLTIAAWCLDRRRSVRAVATGIFLAVFAQGMLGGARVLMDEQLLALLHGDFAALVFSLMATLILITSPGWDQRPRLTSIDESHSISGTANVLLATIAAQYVMGGFLRHLRERGQFAWAWMVHPWFALAVVFMTVLFFFAVKGTESPHLRRCATALLCLAAVQSLVGLATWYVKYGVPSWGVVAQQDSPAQIVICSMHKVVGLLTLMSGVLAVFCSWAVKPLHQDQRTTKVATSVAGATT; translated from the coding sequence ATGAACTCAACACCTCCGTCGCGTTGGCTGCACCGGTTTGCATGGCTGACTGCCGTGCTCACTCTGTTGCTGCCTGTCACGACGGGCGCCATCGTGACGACGTTAAAAGCAGGCATGATCTTTTCCGACTGGCCTTCGTCGGACGGCTATAACATGCTGGCGTATCCCTGGCTCACATCAGCTCGCGATGAATTCGTTGAGCATGGCCATCGGCTGTCGGGAATGACAATCGGCCTGCTGAGCCTGTCACTGACGATTGCGGCGTGGTGCCTGGACCGTCGTCGCTCGGTTCGCGCCGTGGCCACGGGTATCTTTCTCGCGGTCTTTGCTCAGGGAATGCTGGGTGGTGCCCGTGTGCTGATGGACGAGCAATTGCTCGCCCTATTACACGGTGATTTCGCGGCACTGGTTTTTAGCCTGATGGCGACTTTGATTCTGATCACCAGTCCGGGCTGGGATCAGCGACCTCGGCTGACATCGATCGACGAGAGCCACAGTATTTCGGGAACCGCCAATGTGCTGTTGGCAACCATTGCCGCCCAGTACGTGATGGGCGGATTTTTGCGACATTTACGTGAACGCGGCCAATTTGCCTGGGCGTGGATGGTTCATCCCTGGTTCGCACTGGCCGTCGTGTTCATGACCGTGTTATTCTTTTTCGCTGTGAAAGGCACCGAATCGCCGCATTTGCGGCGCTGTGCCACGGCTTTACTCTGTTTGGCCGCCGTTCAATCCCTGGTGGGGCTCGCCACCTGGTACGTGAAGTACGGTGTGCCGTCCTGGGGCGTTGTTGCCCAACAGGATTCTCCGGCTCAGATTGTGATTTGTTCGATGCATAAAGTTGTGGGACTGCTGACGCTGATGTCTGGCGTGCTGGCGGTGTTTTGTAGTTGGGCGGTCAAACCGCTTCATCAGGATCAACGGACGACGAAAGTCGCGACCTCGGTAGCGGGGGCGACAACATGA
- a CDS encoding cytochrome c oxidase subunit I — MSTLNPTLEHAGHAEHGDHGHSQSFFFTYIWSTDHKMIGKQFLVTTLLMMMVGGGLALGVRWQLARPWERMPIFGDIVFAGDGGQISPDAYTMLFTMHATVMIFLVIIPVLAGAFGNFLIPLQIGADDMAFPTLNALSYWFMWPAIFFFGASFFMHGGGPAAGWTGYPLLSLLSEAAPGSRNAQTFWLMGLTFVGVSSMMGSVNYMTTIINMRAPGMTLFRMPLTIWSMFITAILQAFALPVLTAAGFMMVADRLLGTCFFVPAGIVVNNAPPTVGGGQTLLWQHLFWFYSHPAVYIMLLPAMGMVSDMLACMCRKPIFGYKPMVYSMAAIAGLGFIVWGHHMFLSGMNPALGMTFMVSTIMIALPSAIKTFNWIGTIWGGRVQFNTVMLNCTAFVSMFIIGGLSGIFMAAVPVDIYIHDTYFIVAHFHYVIFGATLFGVFGAVQFWFPKMFGRMMNETVGKIHFVLTFIGFNCTFYPMHMLGIAGMPRRYADPYHFPYLEHLLPMNQFMTAAAFLMGFAQFLLLGNFFLSIFFGPKCGRNPWGANGLEWTAPSPPGHGNFDIPPIVYHGPYEYGSPVAGDKDHLMQTDYVPLAQRVALQDH; from the coding sequence ATGAGCACTCTCAATCCGACACTGGAACATGCGGGACACGCCGAACATGGCGATCACGGTCACTCGCAAAGTTTCTTCTTCACCTACATCTGGTCAACCGATCATAAGATGATTGGGAAACAGTTCCTGGTCACCACCCTCTTGATGATGATGGTGGGTGGAGGACTGGCGCTCGGTGTTCGCTGGCAGTTGGCACGTCCCTGGGAACGGATGCCGATCTTCGGTGACATTGTCTTTGCAGGGGATGGCGGCCAGATTTCGCCGGACGCCTATACGATGCTGTTCACGATGCATGCAACAGTCATGATCTTCCTGGTGATCATTCCGGTTCTGGCCGGTGCCTTCGGCAACTTTTTGATTCCCTTGCAGATCGGCGCCGACGATATGGCGTTTCCGACGCTGAATGCGCTGAGCTATTGGTTCATGTGGCCAGCGATATTTTTTTTCGGCGCCAGCTTCTTTATGCATGGCGGTGGACCGGCGGCCGGTTGGACGGGATATCCATTGCTGTCACTGCTCAGTGAGGCGGCACCGGGTTCGCGCAATGCACAAACGTTCTGGCTGATGGGTCTGACGTTCGTTGGTGTTTCGTCCATGATGGGTTCGGTCAACTATATGACGACCATCATCAACATGCGTGCACCGGGCATGACGTTGTTCCGGATGCCGCTGACCATCTGGTCGATGTTCATCACGGCGATTCTGCAAGCGTTTGCCTTGCCGGTGTTGACCGCGGCAGGCTTCATGATGGTGGCCGACCGGTTGCTTGGTACGTGCTTTTTCGTCCCCGCCGGAATCGTCGTCAACAACGCGCCGCCGACGGTGGGGGGTGGGCAGACGCTACTATGGCAGCACTTGTTCTGGTTCTACTCTCACCCTGCCGTGTACATCATGCTACTGCCCGCGATGGGGATGGTGTCCGACATGCTGGCTTGTATGTGCCGCAAGCCAATCTTCGGCTACAAGCCGATGGTTTATTCGATGGCGGCCATCGCCGGACTGGGATTTATCGTGTGGGGACACCATATGTTCCTGAGCGGCATGAATCCGGCCCTTGGCATGACCTTCATGGTCAGCACCATCATGATCGCGTTGCCCTCGGCCATTAAGACGTTCAACTGGATCGGTACAATCTGGGGCGGTCGAGTTCAATTCAATACCGTCATGCTGAACTGCACGGCATTCGTCTCGATGTTCATCATCGGCGGATTGAGCGGCATCTTCATGGCCGCGGTGCCGGTCGACATCTACATCCACGACACCTACTTCATCGTGGCCCACTTCCACTACGTGATTTTCGGTGCCACGTTGTTCGGTGTGTTTGGCGCCGTTCAGTTCTGGTTCCCGAAGATGTTCGGGCGCATGATGAACGAGACTGTCGGAAAGATTCACTTCGTGCTGACGTTTATCGGATTCAATTGCACCTTCTATCCGATGCACATGCTGGGTATCGCGGGGATGCCACGCCGCTACGCCGATCCCTATCATTTCCCTTATCTGGAACACTTGCTGCCGATGAATCAGTTCATGACGGCCGCCGCATTCCTGATGGGATTTGCCCAGTTCCTGCTACTTGGCAATTTCTTCCTGAGCATCTTCTTCGGGCCCAAGTGTGGTCGAAATCCGTGGGGTGCGAATGGATTGGAATGGACGGCACCTTCGCCGCCGGGACATGGCAATTTTGACATTCCGCCGATCGTTTATCACGGACCATACGAATACGGATCACCCGTCGCAGGTGACAAAGATCATCTGATGCAGACGGATTATGTGCCGCTGGCACAGCGCGTCGCGTTGCAAGACCACTAG
- a CDS encoding cytochrome c oxidase subunit II: protein MGRFWAIFFVLTAVIIFVVSWISPSQNWWFPGDGLAHSTLGSKIDDLFYLILVIVAVTFVGTNAALGYALWRGATIKQDEKVWFSHGSHSLEVIWTIVPSAILLFIALYQLDVWAAYRIKGFVKNRDGSPKQIVAVAEVTARQFEWRIRYPARGKVLKPTPQPDDLYSVNELHVPTGDLVSITLRTDDIQHAFFVPELRVKQDAVPGKLIPVWFDVTDTREYEMLCAELCGWGHYKMKAKLVAHSTEDFDAWKDQVSAEQFDDGFRKPAE from the coding sequence GTGGGCAGATTTTGGGCAATCTTTTTCGTTCTGACCGCGGTCATCATCTTCGTGGTCTCGTGGATCTCGCCAAGCCAGAATTGGTGGTTCCCTGGCGACGGCCTGGCTCATTCAACGCTCGGAAGCAAGATTGACGATCTGTTCTATCTGATCCTGGTGATTGTCGCCGTGACTTTCGTGGGCACGAATGCCGCTTTGGGATATGCCCTATGGCGCGGAGCCACGATCAAGCAGGACGAAAAAGTCTGGTTCTCGCACGGCAGCCATAGCCTGGAAGTGATCTGGACGATTGTCCCATCGGCAATTTTGCTGTTCATTGCGCTGTACCAGCTTGATGTGTGGGCAGCTTACCGTATCAAGGGATTCGTGAAGAACCGGGACGGATCGCCGAAGCAAATTGTCGCCGTTGCAGAAGTCACGGCGCGGCAGTTTGAATGGCGAATCCGGTATCCGGCTCGAGGGAAGGTTTTGAAGCCCACACCTCAACCGGATGACCTGTATTCAGTCAATGAACTGCACGTCCCGACGGGGGACCTGGTATCCATCACCTTGCGAACCGACGACATCCAGCACGCGTTTTTCGTCCCAGAGCTTCGGGTGAAACAAGATGCGGTGCCTGGAAAGTTGATTCCCGTATGGTTCGACGTCACGGATACCCGGGAATACGAAATGTTGTGTGCCGAACTTTGCGGTTGGGGACACTACAAAATGAAAGCCAAACTGGTCGCGCACTCGACCGAAGATTTCGACGCCTGGAAAGACCAGGTCTCGGCAGAGCAATTTGATGACGGCTTTCGCAAGCCGGCGGAATAG
- a CDS encoding c-type cytochrome, whose translation MMFFKISPFSRPCSARHAFGGLLACGFTLLSLGCGAGPPAEFKFRATTEDLISDAKKSVKATLNDSFGTPNDLVAWERLPVAYGGINGTVESVTDDKSIVVKLDEEAGKIKHGTGVVWLTGGLSGEKSKPSHVAIFQNETSQLQLVNKGESPAAGDRFILGFGEQLQLGRHVYMKNCMHCHGVTGDGAGPTGEFLNPRPRDYRNGQFKFTSTRAGEKANRDDLHRIVAYGIPGTYMPSFLLLGDKETKAVIEYVRWLAIRGEFEKRLTAELSSDYSEKSIADSTAKANTAYAEKQKNKEEAERPPSLNKAIKTANGEFAKFAKEELPAVIEETVDILAQAWTRAEEADSIIVPTVQRVEDTVASRERGRLLYMSDKTKCYTCHGETGRGDGGATEDFWPKPGSTEKYANRGLHDEWGNQLKPRNLTLGQYRGGRRPVDLFRRMYAGIKGTPMPAFGGTALKDEEIWDLVNFVMSLPYSRPPSPAAPGGNMAKLDEKPAH comes from the coding sequence ATGATGTTTTTTAAGATTTCTCCTTTCTCACGGCCCTGTTCAGCACGCCACGCGTTTGGTGGCCTGCTGGCCTGTGGATTCACTTTACTGAGTCTGGGCTGTGGAGCCGGTCCGCCAGCGGAATTCAAGTTTCGCGCGACGACCGAAGATTTGATCTCGGATGCCAAGAAGTCGGTGAAGGCGACGCTGAACGACTCATTCGGAACCCCGAACGATCTGGTTGCGTGGGAACGACTTCCGGTCGCGTATGGTGGAATCAATGGGACCGTCGAGTCCGTTACCGACGACAAATCGATCGTCGTGAAACTGGATGAAGAAGCGGGCAAGATCAAGCATGGCACGGGAGTGGTCTGGCTGACGGGCGGCTTGTCGGGCGAGAAGTCCAAGCCCAGTCATGTGGCCATCTTCCAGAATGAAACGAGCCAACTGCAACTCGTCAATAAGGGCGAGTCACCTGCCGCGGGCGATCGGTTCATCCTTGGATTTGGCGAACAGCTTCAATTGGGTCGTCATGTCTACATGAAGAACTGCATGCACTGTCACGGCGTGACAGGCGACGGTGCCGGGCCAACGGGTGAGTTCCTGAATCCACGTCCCCGCGATTACCGGAACGGGCAGTTCAAATTCACTTCGACGCGGGCAGGCGAAAAAGCCAACCGCGACGACCTGCATCGGATCGTGGCGTACGGCATCCCCGGCACTTATATGCCCTCGTTCTTGTTGCTGGGCGACAAAGAAACGAAAGCGGTCATCGAGTACGTCCGCTGGCTCGCCATCCGTGGTGAATTCGAAAAACGGCTGACCGCGGAACTATCGTCGGACTATTCAGAAAAATCGATCGCCGATTCCACCGCGAAAGCCAACACAGCGTATGCAGAAAAGCAAAAGAACAAGGAAGAAGCAGAACGTCCACCAAGCTTGAACAAAGCGATCAAGACGGCGAATGGCGAGTTTGCCAAATTCGCAAAAGAAGAATTACCCGCCGTCATTGAAGAAACCGTGGACATCCTGGCTCAGGCCTGGACACGAGCCGAAGAAGCGGACTCGATCATCGTTCCCACGGTTCAGCGGGTCGAAGATACGGTGGCTTCTCGTGAGCGTGGCCGACTTCTTTACATGTCTGACAAGACCAAGTGTTACACGTGCCATGGTGAGACAGGTCGAGGCGATGGAGGTGCCACCGAGGACTTCTGGCCAAAGCCGGGCTCAACAGAAAAATACGCAAACCGTGGTCTGCATGACGAATGGGGCAATCAACTGAAGCCGAGAAACTTGACACTGGGTCAGTATCGCGGCGGCCGCCGACCAGTGGATTTGTTTCGTCGGATGTACGCGGGCATCAAAGGCACACCCATGCCGGCATTCGGCGGTACGGCACTCAAAGATGAAGAGATCTGGGATCTCGTGAATTTCGTGATGAGTCTTCCTTATTCGCGTCCTCCTTCACCGGCGGCACCCGGAGGAAACATGGCGAAACTGGACGAGAAACCTGCACATTAG
- a CDS encoding PDZ domain-containing protein, with product MPATDDYLRDLKSMHKVFCGSAIVLLGVTFWMMWADYNDEWRTYQRTAFEYQADRDKARETAIKSDPRFKQSVEELSAKVDAATNALKDNKSELANLQKAAETAKQKADGHLRTLKLRRAERDVARADYNLGVRDNVPNLEKLEKSFNDKETHVKTMEAEYVALAYEASQAKAAVAKVTAQRDAAELELKKAEAEISLVHASIQKIAPEKSNWDGTSTWLDGTLRSAKLQLMQMPIVDGFNGRERITQDWMPKLEIDLGGMTKVSRFDRCRTCHAMIDTVNVGTAPAYPLGKREDGKYPHPYASHPRLDLYLTSSSPHPLPKFGCTVCHEGQGSGTSFTNASHTPNDPAEMEKWAHDHKWFDNHFWEHPMYPQRFQESGCIKCHVNVSELGVNQKFGPTAPKVHRGWELVKTYGCFGCHDISGFDGTKIVGPDLRLEPSTSEEAERIAKDPLQVAGKMRKVGPSLRHSASKSDPGFIAYWTEEPKRFRPTTRMPQFFKLDNQVDHLAHVNNPVEIAGITHYLQSKSEAFETLSPAAGYKPDAARGQEFFALKGCVNCHSHAAVAGLDMTFGPELSKIHAKLKAGKAGFDWLYTWIREPERYHPRTKMPHMFLDAETTASGTIDPAADIAAFLLKLDGEPASFKPTASYETPLVDDAALDGLVRSMLSKMLTVHQIDELMKTGKFPIAADAIKTDEIELVGKNGEFSIEEWKQRKLTYVGRKTITKYGCYGCHDIPNYESGRPIGTALQDWGKKDRSRLAFEHIHEYLHHHGNQDLGVRFEAMDAKQAERLKLASVTGARVSEIKPGHPPVGDKLELDDVILNIDGVAITNPDQLRDQLSRSVVGSELSLKVWRADHEKDLKIVADGSLYERVEEAIGRAERGDFKQEQEKDRELSAAFYYESLTHHGRPGFLWQKLRQPRSYDYKTVETKSSYDDRLRMPKFPFSEDEIDAIATFILGLTAEPPVTEYLYNPGGAAGATIRGEQLIQQYNCSGCHMLEMPKIRYGADLDSLTATDTSAEYPGAVDLLMHLRPARSGLTGRQKVVKTEEGSKSLPVLQFNGMVTSSPNPEDPPEDQEYVVELWETIKAAGKDFLPTHKFIFPAANLDGIEPARGGRYAEWLVNRLVDTKQAKERTLAWQMSPPPLYKEGTKVQTPWLFNFLRNPGKIRHTTVLRMPRFNMSDEEAQALANYFAAVDGAQYPYQLIAEREPEYVHGKEVEFHTAFPDKKNDYLSESWKMLNAPLCIKCHSVGGQQVKISNPATDIRGPNLDFAGDRLRPDWTLLWLYKPQWITPYTSMPVPLPPQQAGSQPRFPEIFGDDGHKQTISLRDALFNYHKLMEREGKTESQPTPPVAGGDD from the coding sequence ATGCCGGCAACCGACGATTATCTTCGCGACCTCAAATCGATGCACAAGGTGTTCTGTGGCAGCGCGATCGTGCTGTTGGGGGTCACCTTCTGGATGATGTGGGCGGACTACAACGACGAATGGCGCACGTACCAGCGTACCGCCTTCGAGTATCAGGCCGACCGTGACAAAGCGCGCGAAACGGCCATCAAGAGTGACCCGCGATTCAAACAGTCCGTCGAAGAATTGTCGGCCAAGGTCGATGCCGCGACAAACGCGCTGAAAGACAACAAATCGGAACTCGCCAATTTGCAGAAGGCTGCAGAAACGGCCAAGCAGAAAGCGGACGGTCATCTGCGCACCCTGAAGCTGCGTCGCGCCGAACGCGATGTGGCTCGCGCCGACTACAACCTGGGTGTCCGAGACAACGTTCCCAACCTGGAGAAGCTCGAAAAAAGCTTCAATGACAAGGAAACGCACGTCAAGACGATGGAAGCCGAGTACGTCGCACTGGCATACGAAGCCAGTCAGGCCAAGGCAGCCGTGGCCAAGGTGACCGCACAGCGTGACGCGGCCGAACTGGAGCTCAAAAAAGCCGAAGCCGAAATCTCACTGGTCCATGCCTCGATTCAAAAAATTGCTCCTGAGAAATCGAACTGGGACGGCACGTCCACGTGGCTCGACGGCACCTTGCGTAGCGCCAAGCTGCAGTTGATGCAGATGCCGATCGTTGACGGGTTTAACGGCCGCGAGCGCATCACGCAGGATTGGATGCCGAAACTGGAAATCGACCTGGGTGGCATGACCAAGGTCTCGCGATTCGACCGCTGCCGCACGTGTCACGCCATGATTGATACCGTAAACGTGGGAACGGCCCCCGCGTATCCGCTGGGAAAACGAGAAGACGGCAAGTACCCGCACCCCTACGCATCACACCCTCGACTCGACTTGTATCTGACCTCATCCAGCCCGCATCCGCTGCCGAAGTTTGGCTGCACGGTCTGCCACGAAGGGCAGGGGTCGGGAACGTCGTTCACGAATGCCTCACACACGCCAAACGATCCGGCGGAGATGGAGAAGTGGGCTCACGATCACAAGTGGTTTGACAATCACTTCTGGGAGCATCCGATGTATCCCCAACGATTCCAGGAATCGGGATGCATCAAGTGCCACGTCAACGTGTCGGAACTTGGCGTCAATCAGAAGTTCGGCCCGACCGCACCCAAGGTGCATCGCGGCTGGGAACTGGTAAAGACCTATGGCTGCTTCGGCTGTCATGACATTTCGGGATTCGACGGGACGAAGATCGTCGGCCCAGACCTGCGTCTGGAACCATCGACGTCGGAAGAAGCCGAGCGAATCGCGAAGGATCCGCTGCAAGTTGCAGGTAAGATGCGAAAAGTGGGGCCATCACTTCGCCACTCGGCATCGAAATCCGATCCCGGGTTCATCGCGTATTGGACGGAAGAGCCCAAGCGGTTCCGTCCGACGACGCGCATGCCGCAGTTCTTTAAACTCGACAATCAAGTCGATCATCTGGCCCATGTGAACAACCCCGTCGAGATCGCCGGGATCACGCACTATCTGCAATCGAAGTCGGAAGCGTTCGAGACCTTGTCACCGGCCGCCGGCTACAAGCCCGATGCAGCGCGTGGTCAAGAATTCTTCGCACTGAAGGGCTGCGTCAACTGCCATTCGCACGCCGCGGTGGCCGGCCTTGATATGACGTTTGGTCCTGAACTTTCCAAGATTCACGCGAAGCTGAAAGCAGGCAAGGCCGGGTTTGACTGGCTTTACACCTGGATTCGAGAGCCAGAGCGTTATCACCCCCGCACCAAGATGCCGCACATGTTCCTGGATGCGGAAACGACCGCCAGTGGCACGATCGATCCGGCTGCGGACATTGCCGCGTTCTTGCTGAAGCTGGATGGCGAGCCGGCCAGTTTCAAGCCGACGGCTTCATACGAGACGCCCCTGGTTGATGACGCCGCTCTGGACGGACTTGTTCGTTCCATGCTCAGCAAGATGCTGACCGTTCATCAGATTGATGAACTGATGAAGACGGGCAAATTCCCAATCGCCGCAGACGCCATCAAGACCGACGAAATCGAACTTGTCGGGAAGAATGGCGAGTTCTCGATCGAAGAATGGAAGCAGCGAAAGCTGACCTACGTCGGTCGAAAAACGATTACGAAGTATGGTTGCTACGGCTGCCACGACATCCCCAACTACGAATCAGGTCGTCCGATTGGTACCGCCTTGCAGGACTGGGGCAAGAAGGATCGTTCGCGTCTGGCGTTTGAGCACATCCATGAATACCTGCACCATCACGGCAACCAGGATTTGGGTGTTCGGTTTGAAGCGATGGATGCGAAACAAGCCGAACGGTTGAAGCTGGCTTCCGTCACGGGCGCACGTGTCTCCGAAATCAAACCGGGGCATCCGCCTGTCGGTGACAAGCTGGAATTGGACGACGTCATCCTGAACATCGACGGCGTTGCGATTACGAACCCTGATCAACTACGCGATCAGTTGAGTCGCAGCGTGGTCGGGTCGGAGTTGTCACTGAAAGTCTGGCGTGCGGATCACGAGAAAGATTTGAAAATTGTCGCCGATGGCTCGCTGTACGAGCGTGTCGAAGAGGCGATCGGCCGGGCTGAGCGAGGCGACTTCAAGCAGGAACAGGAAAAAGACCGGGAACTTTCTGCAGCGTTCTACTACGAGAGCCTGACGCATCATGGCCGCCCCGGCTTCTTGTGGCAGAAACTGCGACAGCCACGAAGCTATGACTACAAGACGGTCGAAACGAAGTCGTCTTATGACGACCGTCTGCGAATGCCGAAATTCCCGTTCTCAGAAGACGAGATCGACGCGATCGCGACGTTTATCCTGGGGTTGACGGCCGAACCGCCCGTGACGGAATACTTGTATAACCCAGGTGGAGCTGCGGGTGCGACGATCCGCGGTGAACAATTGATTCAGCAGTACAATTGTTCCGGCTGTCATATGCTGGAAATGCCGAAGATTCGATATGGAGCTGATCTCGACAGCTTGACCGCGACGGACACGTCGGCGGAATACCCCGGTGCAGTTGATCTGTTGATGCACTTGCGTCCAGCGCGCAGTGGGCTTACTGGCCGTCAAAAGGTTGTGAAAACCGAAGAAGGGTCAAAATCGCTGCCGGTGCTACAATTCAATGGAATGGTCACAAGCAGTCCGAACCCGGAAGATCCGCCAGAGGATCAGGAATACGTGGTCGAGCTTTGGGAGACGATTAAAGCAGCAGGTAAGGACTTCCTGCCGACGCACAAGTTCATTTTCCCGGCCGCCAACCTGGACGGGATCGAGCCTGCCCGCGGTGGACGTTATGCCGAATGGCTGGTGAATCGACTGGTGGATACGAAACAGGCGAAGGAACGGACACTGGCATGGCAAATGTCACCTCCCCCGCTTTATAAAGAGGGGACGAAGGTTCAAACTCCTTGGCTGTTTAACTTTCTGAGGAATCCTGGCAAAATTCGGCATACGACAGTGCTGCGAATGCCTCGTTTCAACATGAGTGACGAGGAAGCCCAGGCATTGGCGAACTACTTCGCTGCGGTTGATGGGGCACAGTACCCTTATCAGTTGATCGCAGAACGTGAACCGGAATATGTGCATGGCAAGGAAGTGGAATTCCACACGGCCTTCCCTGACAAGAAGAATGACTATCTCAGTGAATCCTGGAAAATGTTGAATGCCCCGCTGTGTATCAAGTGCCACTCGGTGGGCGGTCAACAGGTGAAAATCTCGAATCCCGCCACGGACATTCGCGGTCCAAACCTGGACTTCGCCGGTGACCGATTGCGACCCGATTGGACGTTGCTCTGGCTCTACAAACCACAGTGGATTACGCCGTACACGTCGATGCCCGTACCGCTACCGCCGCAACAGGCGGGTTCACAACCTCGCTTCCCCGAGATTTTCGGTGACGATGGTCATAAACAGACCATTTCGCTGAGGGACGCGCTCTTCAATTACCATAAGTTGATGGAGCGTGAAGGGAAGACGGAGTCTCAACCGACTCCACCCGTTGCTGGAGGTGATGATTAA